From the Temnothorax longispinosus isolate EJ_2023e unplaced genomic scaffold, Tlon_JGU_v1 HiC_scaffold_353, whole genome shotgun sequence genome, the window ACCCAATTTTTGATATCCTCATATGATGTGAAGTGCTGCTCAGACAGGCCGTGCGCCATCGATCGAAATAAATGGTAATCAGAGGGAGCAATGTCTGGTGAATACAGCGGGTGGGGTAGGACTTCCCATTTCAACGTTTCCAATATGTTTTGACGGGCTTTGCGACATGGGGGCGAGCATTGTCATGCACCAAAATCACTTTATCGTGTCTATCGTTGTTGAAATGGCTTGTTGAGTCACTCCCAATGATCCTGCCAATTCTTCTTGCGTTTGACACGAGTCTTGATCAAGTAATGCCTTCAATTCTGCATCTTCGAAAACCTTCTCTCTTCCACCGCCATGCCGGTCTTCGACGTCAAAATCATCGTTCTTGAAGCGTTGAAACCACTCTCGGCACGTTCTTTCACTAATTGCGGCCTCACCATACGTATATGAGAGCATTTGATGAGCCTCAGCCAAAGATTTTTTCATATTGAAGCAGAAAATTAAAACCTCCCGCGAATGACGAGAATTTGGCTCGTAAGCTGACATTTTCAATCGAGAATAACTTTATGATGCAGACACAAATCGACTAATATTTCGATGGCGTTATGTTTACAAATGCCTGAGCTTATTGTATGACGTCTACGATCTATTTATTTCGACCACCACTTACTGTTACAGTCATCTTTTGAAAACGGACCGAACTAAGTTGTACACCCAATATTAAAAGAACTATAGGTACttaccgatcgcaaaagtatttcctGTGCTCTTTTTTACTGATTTGCGAGCTCACGAGGCGGGATAGGTTCTTGATCCATGCAAAATGTCCCACGTTGTCATCATGCACGTACAGCAGATTTACGTGTCTGCCCATCTTTCGGTCAGTAACACGTATTGGTAGGATTGCAagttccttgttttttttctcgatgctGTACACGTTGATGGAGATGTTGTtgtgattttcaaaatttttaatttgatccaACGTCATTGGAAACTCAATGTCCGTAAGATCTAGCACCGACGTGTAATGAGGATACGACGATTTCCGATATGTGTGTTCCTCAACTGGATACAGAGCAGCCACCACTGACCATGCGAAACATGCATTGTCCATTGATCGCACGTTTATCaccgccttcttctttttaatttcttgcggtATTTCCACAAAACACCCCGCGTGCAACGGATTGTATTTGTTCACATTTACCATTAAattgagtatacgcgacaacgcccatccgcTATCACGTTCCTGGAATTCCTCCAGCTTTGCTAAGGTAGGCTCGATAACGTGTCGCTTGTACCACTCACACAGATCAGACTCACGAAAAAGTTCATAGCTTCTCGttgcgatacttttatttgCGCGTTTGTCACCCGCAACAAATTCACCATTAAAcattgtgtatatttttacattgtcatGTCGTTGCATGACGTTCCGCACATGACTGAATACAATTTCTCCcgcatttttgagaaattgacGAGGGTCGATGTGTTTGGAATTTATCACCGCACCAGTCAATATACGACTTTTAAAAGCCGTATCTATCTCGCGCCATCTGAGTCCTGTCTCACTCGCACTGTATCCAGCACCCACATGCACGAAACGTTGACGTACCAAGTCTTTCAAACCTTCGAGTCTTGCGATACAAGCGACCAATGACTGTTTGAGACCGATCGATGACTGATCGATTGATAATCGTGGCCGTTTAATTCGGCTTTGTTCTTCCAACGATTCGATAAACTCGTCGCATCGTTGCTCCCACGCGGCAAAGTCTTCCCTCGAATTTAACAGGGTGGATTGCTTTAACAACTCTTGCTCGATGTTATTACACGATCCTCTTGCTAACGCTATTTGTTGCACTCACGACTTCCAGTTCTCGACTATTGAGCGTATCCCCTAGATtcgtcattttatattctactaatgatgcatcgtttgcttatcatatctaatttcatctcagcagccgtacatcggcgctatttgcagttttgcatgtgttcgatgaaatcattgcgagacacgtacg encodes:
- the LOC139824399 gene encoding uncharacterized protein, giving the protein MYGRCIDTDQITKMQQIALARGSCNNIEQELLKQSTLLNSREDFAAWEQRCDEFIESLEEQSRIKRPRLSIDQSSIGLKQSLVACIARLEGLKDLVRQRFVHVGAGYSASETGLRWREIDTAFKSRILTGAVINSKHIDPRQFLKNAGEIVFSHVRNVMQRHDNVKIYTMFNGEFVAGDKRANKSIATRSYELFRESDLCEWYKRHVIEPTLAKLEEFQERDSGWALSRILNLMVNVNKYNPLHAGCFVEIPQEIKKKKAVINVRSMDNACFAWSVVAALYPVEEHTYRKSSYPHYTSVLDLTDIEFPMTLDQIKNFENHNNISINVYSIEKKNKELAILPIRVTDRKMGRHVNLLYVHDDNVGHFAWIKNLSRLVSSQISKKEHRKYFCDR